The following coding sequences lie in one Arachis hypogaea cultivar Tifrunner chromosome 4, arahy.Tifrunner.gnm2.J5K5, whole genome shotgun sequence genomic window:
- the LOC112795710 gene encoding uncharacterized protein isoform X2: protein MNILSVARRSLNFVSINQFRQTHLLRRLSTWQFTDNGTVNQQTNKLETPEEFEGRIFGDNPGRSSSVDSFFEKVSRWGKAQDRSKGDNSWLDDLEESFDTLSDGMDGKLKNAARYFEYDSDEVEEEDYSFRYDATFWPYTTYELRDLDFTKPGVRKPKPRDEFQITTKEVLSQADFRNVSFLANFITEAGIIIKRSKTGISAKAQRKVAREIKTARAFGLMPFTTMGTKAFISGRTMENVDDDFAYETFGRKMHADPAMEDDYSRERR from the exons ATGAATATACTCTCAGTTGCACGTAGGTCATTGAATTTTGTTTCGATAAATCAGTTTCGTCAGACACATTTGCTCAGAAGACTTTCTACATGGCAGTTTACTG ATAATGGCACTGTTAATCAGCAAACTAATAAGTTAGAGACTCCCGAGGAGTTTGAGGGGCGGATTTTTGGTGATAATCCTGGGAGAAGTTCCTCAGTTGATTCCTTTTTTGAAAAGGTTTCTCGTTGGGGAAAGGCTCAAGATAGATCTAAAGGTGACAACTCATGGTTGGATGATCTAGAAGAAAGTTTTGACACATTATCTGATGGAATGGATGGAAAACTGAAGAATGCTGCACGATACTTTGAATATGATTCAGATGAAGTCGAAGAAGAAGACTATTCTTTTCGATATGATGCCACCTTTTGGCCTTACACAACATATGAATTAAGG GATCTTGACTTTACAAAACCTGGCGTACGCAAACCCAAACCGAGGGATGAATTCCAAATAACCACGAAAGAAgttcttagtcaggcagatttcAGG AATGTTAGTTTCCTAGCAAACTTCATAACAGAGGCAGGAATAATTATTAAGAGAAGcaag ACTGGCATTAGTGCGAAGGCTCAAAGGAAGGTTGCTAGAGAGATTAAAACTGCTCGTGCTTTTGGCTTGATGCCTTTTACAACaatgggtacaaaggcatttatTTCTGGGAGAACCATGGAGAATGTTGATGATGACTTTGCATATGAGACTTTTGGTAGAAAAATGCATGCCGATCCTGCTATGGAAGATGACTACTCACGAGAGCGTAGATAG
- the LOC112795710 gene encoding uncharacterized protein isoform X1, with protein sequence MFGTKMIICPYTTSLDVQFLSQIYLLIFVKPLPEVQADNGTVNQQTNKLETPEEFEGRIFGDNPGRSSSVDSFFEKVSRWGKAQDRSKGDNSWLDDLEESFDTLSDGMDGKLKNAARYFEYDSDEVEEEDYSFRYDATFWPYTTYELRDLDFTKPGVRKPKPRDEFQITTKEVLSQADFRNVSFLANFITEAGIIIKRSKTGISAKAQRKVAREIKTARAFGLMPFTTMGTKAFISGRTMENVDDDFAYETFGRKMHADPAMEDDYSRERR encoded by the exons ATGTTTGGAACCAAGATGATAATTTGCCCTTATACAACATCTCTAGATGTTCAATTTCTTTCTCAGATTTATTTACTTATCTTTGTGAAACCCTTACCGGAGGTTCAAGCAGATAATGGCACTGTTAATCAGCAAACTAATAAGTTAGAGACTCCCGAGGAGTTTGAGGGGCGGATTTTTGGTGATAATCCTGGGAGAAGTTCCTCAGTTGATTCCTTTTTTGAAAAGGTTTCTCGTTGGGGAAAGGCTCAAGATAGATCTAAAGGTGACAACTCATGGTTGGATGATCTAGAAGAAAGTTTTGACACATTATCTGATGGAATGGATGGAAAACTGAAGAATGCTGCACGATACTTTGAATATGATTCAGATGAAGTCGAAGAAGAAGACTATTCTTTTCGATATGATGCCACCTTTTGGCCTTACACAACATATGAATTAAGG GATCTTGACTTTACAAAACCTGGCGTACGCAAACCCAAACCGAGGGATGAATTCCAAATAACCACGAAAGAAgttcttagtcaggcagatttcAGG AATGTTAGTTTCCTAGCAAACTTCATAACAGAGGCAGGAATAATTATTAAGAGAAGcaag ACTGGCATTAGTGCGAAGGCTCAAAGGAAGGTTGCTAGAGAGATTAAAACTGCTCGTGCTTTTGGCTTGATGCCTTTTACAACaatgggtacaaaggcatttatTTCTGGGAGAACCATGGAGAATGTTGATGATGACTTTGCATATGAGACTTTTGGTAGAAAAATGCATGCCGATCCTGCTATGGAAGATGACTACTCACGAGAGCGTAGATAG
- the LOC112795711 gene encoding uncharacterized protein, which translates to MIGVGKMKQYTNVLDKPLTKGKQEVSLSAFAFLFSELVQYNQTQVDNIGELERRLEDAGYAVGARVLELLCHRDKGNRRETRLLGILSFVHSTVWKVLFGKVADSLEKGTEHEDEYMISEKELLVNRFISIPKDMGTFNCGAFVAGIVRGVLDGAGFPAVVTAHFVPVEGQQRPRTTILIKFAEEVLHREARLG; encoded by the exons ATGATCGGTGTGGGAAAGATGAAGCAGTATACTAATGTCCTTGACAAGCCTCTCACCAAGGGCAAGCAAGAG GTTAGTCTGAGTGCATTTGCGTTCTTGTTCTCTGAGCTTGTCCAGTACAACCAAACTCAGGTTGACAACATTGGCGAGCTTGAACGAAG ACTGGAGGATGCTGGATATGCAGTAGGGGCCCGAGTTCTAGAGCTGCTTTGCCACAGGGATAAG GGAAACAGAAGGGAGACACGACTGTTAGGAATTCTCTCTTTTGTACACAGTACAGTGTGGAAAGTACTATTCGGAAAG GTAGCAGACTCTCTGGAAAAAGGAACTGAACATGAAGATGAATACATGATCAGTGAAAAGGAGCTCCTAGTAAACAG ATTCATTTCTATTCCAAAGGATATGGGAACGTTTAATTGTGGAGCGTTTGTTGCTGGAATAGTACGG GGTGTTCTGGACGGTGCCGGGTTTCCAGCTGTTGTAACTGCTCATTTTGTGCCTGTGGAAGGCCAACAACGACCTAGGACAACGATTTTGATAAAATTTGCTGAAGAG GTGTTGCATAGAGAAGCAAGATTAGGCTGA
- the LOC140184520 gene encoding uncharacterized protein — protein MAPYEALYGRKCQSPLCWYDKEEGRILGPDLVQETTERIKHIREKIQTAQSRQKSYADIRRRPLEFNEVAYQVALPPYLSNLHDVFHVSQLKKYNPDESHVLRPETVQLRADLTYQTLPVRIVERSDKQLKGKTVSLVKVAWGQTGTEEYTWELEDKMRTDYPFLFSVAVGAAGKRDIPAMKIMIFGAYLMCI, from the exons ATGGCACCATATGAGGCCCTCTACGGAAGAAAGTGTCAATCACCATTATGCTGGTATGACAAGGAGGAAGGTAGGATTTTGGGGCCAGACTTGGTACAAGAAACTACCGAACGGATTAAGCACATTCGAGAGAAGATTCAAACTGCCCAAAGTCGACAAAAGAGCTATGCAGATATTAGGCGTAGGCCCTTAGAATTTAACGAAG TAGCATACCAAGTAGCTCTCCCTCCTTAtttgtcaaaccttcatgatgtttttcatgtttcACAACTCAAAAAGTATAATCCCGACGAAAGCCACGTTTTACGACCAGAGACAGTACAGCTGCGAGCCGACTTGACATATCAAACCCTACCAGTCAGGATTGTGGAACGAAGTGACAAACAGCTTAAAGGCAAGACAGTATCATTGGTTAAGGTAGCATGGGGACAAACTGGGACTGAAGAGTACACATGGGAGCTGGAAGACAAGATGAGAACAGACTACCCGTTTCTCTTTTCAG tGGCTGTTGGTGCTGCTGGAAAACGTGACATTCCAGCCATGAAAATCATGATTTTTGGTGCTTATTTGATGTGCATTTAA